A single region of the Candidatus Aminicenantes bacterium genome encodes:
- a CDS encoding S46 family peptidase yields the protein RFSLMSFYEPADKALLKRLLMKADQLPEGARIQALEPILKDGEKGIEAFVEKAYAATRLKDLEFVQSLFTKSVKEIEAVNDPLLQLAARMYPETEAARKRNERLNARLEDLRRQYILALKARSSSPLYPDANSTLRFSWGEVAGYEPRDAVRYAPFTTLSGVMEKETGEKPFIVPEGLKAIYKEKDFGRWAHPDLNDVPVAFTHKVDSTGGNSGSPVFNARGELAGILFDGNYEALTGDWEFDNDIQRSISVDIRYVLFITEKLAKADHILKEMGL from the coding sequence GCGTTTTTCCCTTATGAGTTTTTATGAACCCGCGGACAAGGCGCTGCTCAAGCGCCTGCTCATGAAGGCCGACCAGTTGCCCGAGGGCGCACGTATCCAGGCATTGGAACCCATCCTTAAAGACGGCGAAAAGGGGATCGAGGCATTCGTGGAAAAAGCCTACGCCGCCACCCGCCTGAAAGACCTGGAATTTGTCCAATCCCTTTTCACCAAATCGGTCAAAGAGATCGAAGCCGTCAACGATCCGTTGTTGCAACTGGCGGCCCGCATGTATCCGGAAACGGAAGCGGCACGCAAGCGCAATGAACGGCTGAACGCGCGCCTGGAAGACCTGCGGCGCCAATACATCCTCGCCCTGAAGGCCAGGTCTTCTTCTCCTCTTTACCCGGACGCCAACAGCACCCTGCGGTTTTCCTGGGGAGAGGTGGCCGGATACGAGCCTCGAGATGCCGTGCGCTACGCCCCCTTTACCACCCTTTCCGGGGTAATGGAGAAGGAAACCGGCGAAAAGCCCTTCATCGTGCCTGAAGGACTCAAGGCCATTTACAAGGAAAAGGATTTCGGCCGCTGGGCCCACCCTGACCTGAACGACGTGCCCGTGGCGTTCACCCACAAAGTGGACAGTACCGGCGGCAACAGCGGCAGTCCCGTTTTCAATGCCAGGGGCGAGCTGGCGGGCATTTTGTTCGACGGCAACTACGAAGCCCTTACCGGCGACTGGGAATTCGACAACGATATTCAACGCTCCATCTCCGTCGATATCCGTTACGTGTTGTTTATCACGGAAAAACTGGCCAAAGCCGACCATATCCTGAAAGAGATGGGTCTTTAA